The nucleotide sequence CCTCCGCCGTCATTCCCCGCCTTCGCGGGTGATGACAGCGGTTTTTGCGGCGACCCTTGATTTCCCCACCCATTCCCGCAATCTCGCGCGCTATGACAAACATGCCTTTCTTCACCCGCGAGGGCGATACATTCCATCCGACGGAAGTGGCGAACGGCCCGTGGGATCCGAAATCGCTGCACGGCCGCGTCATCGTCGGCCTGCTGGGCTTCGCCATCGAGGAGCGTCATTCCGGCCCCGAATTCGTTCCGGCACGGTTCACCGTCGACATGTTTCGGTTGCCGACCATCGACAAGCCGATCGAGGTGACGACGCGGCTCGTGCGCGACGGACTACGCATCCGCGTGGTGGAAGCGGAATTCCTCTCGGGTGGCGTCAGCATGGCGCGCGCTTCTTGCCAATTGCTGCGGCGGACGCAGAATCCGGACGGCAATGTCTGGTCGCCACCGAACTGGGACGTGCCGAAACCGGCCGACATCCCGCAGCCGACCGATCCCAGGCTCGGCATGAACGGCAAATGGACGACGCGCCCCATTGTCGGCCATATGGGCTCGCTCGGGCCGAGAAAACTCTGGATGAGCGAGGTGCGCGAGCTGGTCGCGGGCGTGCCGATGACGCCGTTCGTGCATGTCGCCACCGGCGCCGATTTCGCGAGCCCGTTTGCGAACGCCGGCGACAAGGGGCTCGGCTACATCAACAGCGACGTCACGATCTATCTGCACCGTCTGCCGGTGACGAACTGGATCGGTTTCGACGTGGTGAACCACCAGGCCACCGATGGCGTCGCGATCGGCGAATGCTGGCTCTATGACGAGCAGGGACCGATCGGTACCGCCACGGTCGCCGCGCTGGCGCAGCGCAAGCCGATGGCGACCCCCTCGAAACGGTAAAGGCCTCTGCCGTCAGGCCAGATGCCGCTGCATCTCCGGCCGTGCCTTCAGCTCCGCGCCCTGCTTGCCGACGATCTTCGCAATCCGCTCGGGCGCAAACTTCAAATCGACGAATGCCGGCGCGGTGTTGGCAACCTCGTGATAGCTCGCGATCCTGCCGCTCTTCAGCGTCATGATCGCAACACCTTCGAACATCGCCCGCGCGCCGTTCGCTTCCGGCAAGGTCGAGCGATAGCTGAACGTGTAGCGCGCATAGAGCGTGGTGCCGTCGGTGACGGGATCGTGCATGTCCCAGCGGAAATCGGTCGCCGTGCGGTAGAACCAGTCGTCGATCATCGCGGCGATCTTTGTCCGGCCTGCAAAGGCGCCGTAGAAGACATCGTGATAGACGCCGTCCTCGGTGAAGAGATCGGCAAAGGCACGGCCGTTGCGCTGTTCGACAGCGTCGCAGAAGGCGCGCAGCATGGCGGTGGTGGGCATCGGCGTTTCTCCCTCCCCATTCTCCGTCATGCCCCGGCGTGACCGGGGCATCCAGTACTCCGAGGCTTCTCGGTTCAATCACGACGGCCGCGGCGTACTGGATTGCCCGCCTTCGCGGGCAATGACAGCGAGTACGACAATTTCACCCGATCTCTGCCACCGCGGCAAGAATGCGGGCGATGTCCTGCGGACGCGACAGGCGGTGGTCGCCGTCCTGGATCATGGTCAGCACGACGTCGTCGGCCGGCAGGCGATGCGTCAGCGCGAACGCGTGTTGCCACGGCACGTCAGGATCCTGCGCGCCTTGCAGGATGCGCACGGGGCAGCCGAGATCGATGGCGCTGCCGAGCACGAGATGATTGCGGCCTTCCTCGATCAGGTTCCGCGTGATCGGATAGGGCGAGCCGTCGCCATATTCCGACGGCCGCAGCCAGAAGCCCTTGGTCTCGATCTCTTTCTTCACCTCGGCCGAAAAATTCTTCCACATCAGTTCTTCGGTGAAGTCGGGCGCCGGCGCGATCAGCACCAGACCTGCCAACGACGCTTGACCGGCGCGCTTCCTGATTTCGCGCGCGAGAAGCAGCGCCATCCAGCCCCCCATGGACGAGCCGATCAGGACTTGCGGGCCGTCGCAGAACCGCTCGAACACCGCCACGCTATCCTCGAGCCAGCTTCCGATGGTTCCATCGGCGAAATCGCCGCTGGATTCGCCGTGACCGGAATAGTCGAACCGGACCACGGCGCGGCCATGGTCCCTGGCCCAGCCGTCCAGCGCCACGGCCTTGCCGCCCTGCATGTCCGACTTGAAGCCGCCGAGCCAGACCAGCCCGGGGCCGCGCCCGGGGCGGTGGCGCACCGCGATCCTGCGTGCGGACGGGCCTTCGCCCACATCGATAAAGTCGGGCACGGCATCGGGAATTGCGTCGGTCATGGAACGTTTGCTCTGGCTGTGCGGTTTGAACTGTCTAGGCCCCGAGTGCAGCAGGCTTAACCCCTGCCGGCATTGTCCCTTTGGGACGCTTGCGGAACATACGCAAGGTGTCTATGTCCCTCAGCGTGCCGTTGGGCGTGACCAGAATGCCTCGCATTTGAGGCAATTCGCCCATCGCATGAGCGAATTGCTTGCCGGCAAACGTATCTTCCTGCAAAATAGCCGTCTCTTTCACAACCTTGGAGAACCACCCATTCGCCGTCCCAATAAAGCCCCGCCCGTTGCCAGCAAAGACGGGCCGCGCATCAATGATGATATTCGCAATGCGCAGATCCAGCTGATCGATCAGACCGGTGACAACAAAGGCACCGTCGAAACCGTCATGGCCATCCGCATGGCTCAGGAAGCCGGCATGGATCTGGTCGAGATCTCGCCGAACGTCAGCCCTCCCGTCTGCAAGATCATGGACTACGGGAAGTACAAATATTCGGCACAGAAGAAAGCCGCCGAAGCCCGCAAGCGGCAGAAGATCGTCGAGATCAAGGAGATCAAGCTCCGCCCGATGATCGACGATCATGATTACGACGTGAAGATGCGCGCGATGCAGCGGTTCTTCGAAGAGGGCGACAAGGTCAAGATCACGCTGCGCTATCGCGGCCGCGAAATGGCGCACCAGGAGATCGGCACCAAGCTTCTCGACAAGATCAAGACCGACGTCGCCGAGCTTGCCAAGGTCGAGCAGGACGCACGGTTCGAAGGTCGCCAGGTCGTCATGGTGCTGGCGCCGCGCTGACGCCGGCTTTTCAGGACTGAAAGTTCAACGGCTCGTCGGGATCTCCGGCGGGCCGTTTTGTTTTTCCCTCTCCCGCTTGCGGGAGAGGGTGGCGCGAAGCGCCGGGTGAGGGCTTTCTCCTCTTGGGGGCGTCGTCGTGGAGACACCCTTTCCCCGGCCCTCCCCCGCAGGCGGAGGAGGGAGCACACCGTCTTCCTGGCTAGGTCCTTGTCGCCTGCCAAGTGCCGCTGCACGGGTCGCCGGAGATGATGCCTCGCCACGAGCCGGCGCCGGCCACGCCGGCAAGCCGGCCACCGCCGGCGGCATGGGACGCGCCGACCGAGACCTGCACCGCGACGGCGCCGCCGCGATTGACGGTGCCGGAGACCCGGCCGCCGCCGGCGGACGACACCCGGCGGCCGTTGACCGTGAAGGGGACGCTGTAGCCCGAACTGCAATTGCCACGGGTGGTGGCGAAAGTGACGTTCCAGATACCGTCATAGCTGCCGACACGGGCCTCGGCGGCCTGTGGCAGCGCGGCCGTGGCGAGCACGGCCAGGGGCGTCAACAAGAGCGCCAGATGGCGCGGACGGGCAAAATCAGTCAGAGAGGAAAGCGATCGGGAAAAATGGGCCATTTTGGTCCTGCTCCAGACGACACGACTTGGACATATGGGTGTCAATTCCCGATAGTCGCCGAGCCGGTTCCGGCGGTTCATCGTTGCCAATTCGCCCGTCCTCTGTCATAAGCCCAGCCTTCATCGCCCGGCTGATTAAGGGCTGCCGTGGCGGTGTCTCGTGCGGGTTTTGCGCTTGTTCGTAAAAACCTGAGCACAATCAACGCTCTAACGAGCATTTTAGACGGCCAGCCGCCTTCGCGGGCGGCATTCTGTTGTGGCCATAGGAGAGCAAAATGCCCAAGCTGAAGACCAAATCGGGCGCTAAAAAGCGCTTCAAGGTGACTGCCACCGGCAAAGTGATGTTCGCTCATCGCAGCAAGCGTCACGGCATGATCAAGCGGACGAAGAAGCAGATCCGTCAACTGCGCGGCACCGCGGTGCTGTTCAAGACCGACGGCGACAACGTCAAGAAGTACTTCTTGCCGAACGCCTGATCGCGTCCACGATCATTGCCATCTCCGCCGCACCTGGTGCGGCGATCCGAAAACCAAGTCATCTCTGAAGGATATTTGTCATGTCTCGCGTCAAACGCGGTGTGACCGCCCACGCCAAGCACAAGAAAGTCTACAAGGCCGCCAAGGGCTTCTATGGCCGCCGCAAGAACACCATCCGCGCCGCCAAGCCGGCCGTCGAGAAGGCCCAGCAGTACGCCTTCCGCGACCGCAAGCGTAAGAAGCGGACGTTCCGCGCGCTCTGGATCCAGCGCATCAACGCTGCCGTCCGTCCGTTCGGCCTGACCTACAGCCGATTTATCGACGGCATGGCCAAGTCCGGGATCACCGTGGACCGCAAGGTGCTGTCGGATCTCGCCATCAGCGAGCCCGCGGCGTTCCAGGCGATCGCCGAGAAGGCCAAGGCCGCTCTGGCTGCCTGAGCAGTGCCGCGCTAACGGCCGGCGCCGCCGGCCTGCAGCACGCGTCGCGAGTAACGCTGGGCGACCTCCGCCCGGCAGAAGGCTGTTGCCGAAATATACATGGTGCCGGACCTGTTCCGGTATTTCCGGTCGCAGATCCCCAACTCGCGCTGATAGCTGAGCTTTTGCGACGGCTTCGCCTGGCCGATAAAATCGGCCTCGCACTTCTTCTCGGCGACCTCCCCGAACTGCACGTCGCCGCTGGCGCCGTAGGCACAGGCCTCGAACAGCTTCATGGCACGGTCGCAGCTCGGCGCCGCGTTCAGGGCGGCGATGATGTCGCCCATCGAATTGGATGTGGCCGGGCATTCCTCGGCCGCATGAGCCACGCTTCCCAAGAGCACCATGGCAAGGCCGGCCAGCCAGGATCGCAAACGCATCGTCCCTTCCTTCGACTGGTTGGTGCCAGCCATGCCTTTACGGTTCAAATGCCTCGCATTTACGACGGCCATTCGGCTTGACGTTAAGCCCCGGCTGCGGCCACAACCCGGCAGCCTTTTGCAAGTTTGAGGGATCCGACCGTGTCCGACCTCGCCAGCCTCGTCCAATCCATCCTCGCAGAGATCGCCGCCGCCGGCGACGAAGCGGCCCTCGAAGCCGTCCGCGTTGCCTCGCTCGGCAAGAAGGGCTCGATCTCGGCCTTGCTTGCGACGCTCGGCAAGATGTCGCCGGACGAGCGCAAGACGCAAGGCGCCGCGATCAACCAGGCCAAGGACGAGGTCACCCAGGCGCTCGCCGCACGGCGCGACGTGCTGAAGTCGGCGGCGCTCGACGCGCGGCTGGCATCGGAAACCATCGACGTGACGCTGCCGCTGCGCGAGGCTCCTGCCGAGGCCGGCCGCATCCATCCCTTGAGCCAGGTCTGGGACGAGCTGACCACGATCTTCGCCGACATGGGATTCTCGGTCGCCGAAGGTCCCGATATCGAGACCGACGACTACAACTTCACCAAGCTGAATTTCCCGGAAGGCCATCCGGCGCGCGAGATGCACGACACGTTCTTCTTCCATCCGAAGGAGGACGGCTCGCGCATGCTGCTGCGGACCCATACCTCGCCGGTGCAGGTGCGCACCATGCTGAGCCAGAAGCCGCCGATCCGCGTGATCTGCCCCGGCCGAACCTACCGCATCGATTCGGACGCGACCCACACGCCGCAATTCCATCAGGTCGAAGGCCTCGTCATCGACAAGCATTCGCATCTCGGCCACCTCAAATGGATCCTGCACGAGTTCTGCAAGGCGTTCTTCGAGGTCGACCACATCAACATGCGCTTCCGCCCGTCGTTCTTCCCGTTCACCGAGCCGTCGCTGGAAGTCGACATCCAGTGCCGCCGCGGCAAGGACGAGATTCGCTTCGGCGAAGGCGAGGACTGGCTCGAGATTTTGGGCTGCGGCATGGTGCATCCGAACGTGCTGCGCGCCTGCGGCATCGACCCCGACGAGTACCAGGGCTTTGCCTGGGGCATGGGCATCGATCGCATCGCCATGCTGAAATACGGCATCGCCGATCTGCGCCAGTTGTTCGACAGCGACGTGCGCTGGCTGTCCCATTACGGCTTCAAGCCGCTCGAAGTGCCGACGCTTGCGGGAGGACTGAGCTCGTGAATCTGAGCGCCGTCCCAGAGCAATATCGCGGCCTGCGGTCGTTCGCCTTCGGCGACGGACCGGCTCTGGCCGACGAGTTGCTCGATCTCGTGATCCGGGGCGTCAAGACCGCGACATGCAGCACCGAGGACGAGCCCAACACCTCGACGCCGGGCGAACG is from Bradyrhizobium xenonodulans and encodes:
- a CDS encoding acyl-CoA thioesterase domain-containing protein, whose product is MTNMPFFTREGDTFHPTEVANGPWDPKSLHGRVIVGLLGFAIEERHSGPEFVPARFTVDMFRLPTIDKPIEVTTRLVRDGLRIRVVEAEFLSGGVSMARASCQLLRRTQNPDGNVWSPPNWDVPKPADIPQPTDPRLGMNGKWTTRPIVGHMGSLGPRKLWMSEVRELVAGVPMTPFVHVATGADFASPFANAGDKGLGYINSDVTIYLHRLPVTNWIGFDVVNHQATDGVAIGECWLYDEQGPIGTATVAALAQRKPMATPSKR
- a CDS encoding nuclear transport factor 2 family protein produces the protein MPTTAMLRAFCDAVEQRNGRAFADLFTEDGVYHDVFYGAFAGRTKIAAMIDDWFYRTATDFRWDMHDPVTDGTTLYARYTFSYRSTLPEANGARAMFEGVAIMTLKSGRIASYHEVANTAPAFVDLKFAPERIAKIVGKQGAELKARPEMQRHLA
- a CDS encoding alpha/beta hydrolase translates to MTDAIPDAVPDFIDVGEGPSARRIAVRHRPGRGPGLVWLGGFKSDMQGGKAVALDGWARDHGRAVVRFDYSGHGESSGDFADGTIGSWLEDSVAVFERFCDGPQVLIGSSMGGWMALLLAREIRKRAGQASLAGLVLIAPAPDFTEELMWKNFSAEVKKEIETKGFWLRPSEYGDGSPYPITRNLIEEGRNHLVLGSAIDLGCPVRILQGAQDPDVPWQHAFALTHRLPADDVVLTMIQDGDHRLSRPQDIARILAAVAEIG
- the infC gene encoding translation initiation factor IF-3, with amino-acid sequence MRRPNKAPPVASKDGPRINDDIRNAQIQLIDQTGDNKGTVETVMAIRMAQEAGMDLVEISPNVSPPVCKIMDYGKYKYSAQKKAAEARKRQKIVEIKEIKLRPMIDDHDYDVKMRAMQRFFEEGDKVKITLRYRGREMAHQEIGTKLLDKIKTDVAELAKVEQDARFEGRQVVMVLAPR
- the rpmI gene encoding 50S ribosomal protein L35; translated protein: MPKLKTKSGAKKRFKVTATGKVMFAHRSKRHGMIKRTKKQIRQLRGTAVLFKTDGDNVKKYFLPNA
- the rplT gene encoding 50S ribosomal protein L20 codes for the protein MSRVKRGVTAHAKHKKVYKAAKGFYGRRKNTIRAAKPAVEKAQQYAFRDRKRKKRTFRALWIQRINAAVRPFGLTYSRFIDGMAKSGITVDRKVLSDLAISEPAAFQAIAEKAKAALAA
- the pheS gene encoding phenylalanine--tRNA ligase subunit alpha; its protein translation is MSDLASLVQSILAEIAAAGDEAALEAVRVASLGKKGSISALLATLGKMSPDERKTQGAAINQAKDEVTQALAARRDVLKSAALDARLASETIDVTLPLREAPAEAGRIHPLSQVWDELTTIFADMGFSVAEGPDIETDDYNFTKLNFPEGHPAREMHDTFFFHPKEDGSRMLLRTHTSPVQVRTMLSQKPPIRVICPGRTYRIDSDATHTPQFHQVEGLVIDKHSHLGHLKWILHEFCKAFFEVDHINMRFRPSFFPFTEPSLEVDIQCRRGKDEIRFGEGEDWLEILGCGMVHPNVLRACGIDPDEYQGFAWGMGIDRIAMLKYGIADLRQLFDSDVRWLSHYGFKPLEVPTLAGGLSS